From the genome of Coleofasciculus chthonoplastes PCC 7420, one region includes:
- a CDS encoding sterol desaturase family protein, protein MQITKELTNHSFEYYYLVFFGITLVRYFLIAGGAYWLFYVVLGKFLANNSLRLKPLMNDSIRNDIVLSILSATVFAFCAALILSEYGLGVTLLYTNPDDYGLWYIGVSFVAVLVLQDTYFYFIHRLFHHPWLFKWMHSGHHRSGEPTPWSSFAFDLPEAIIQSLFFVVVIFIVPLHFITLAAALITMTIWAVVSHLGFELFPSSFLHHWLGKWFIGATYHSIHHRQYTVHYGLYFTFWDKLLGT, encoded by the coding sequence TTGCAAATTACGAAGGAGTTAACAAACCACTCATTTGAGTATTATTACTTAGTCTTTTTTGGAATCACTCTTGTCCGATACTTTCTTATTGCTGGGGGAGCCTATTGGCTCTTTTATGTCGTTCTGGGAAAGTTCCTCGCCAACAACAGTTTGCGTCTGAAGCCACTGATGAATGATTCCATCAGAAATGATATCGTATTATCGATTTTATCGGCAACTGTTTTTGCTTTTTGTGCAGCGCTAATCTTATCAGAGTACGGTTTGGGAGTAACACTCCTCTATACTAACCCAGATGACTATGGACTGTGGTATATAGGAGTTAGTTTTGTTGCCGTGCTTGTGCTTCAGGATACATACTTTTACTTTATCCACCGCCTTTTTCACCACCCTTGGCTGTTTAAATGGATGCATTCTGGGCACCACCGTTCGGGAGAACCAACGCCCTGGAGTTCCTTCGCCTTTGATCTACCCGAGGCAATTATACAGTCACTCTTCTTTGTGGTTGTAATCTTTATCGTTCCGCTCCATTTCATCACCTTGGCGGCGGCACTAATTACGATGACAATATGGGCAGTAGTGTCTCATCTGGGATTCGAGCTATTTCCCTCATCATTTCTTCACCACTGGCTGGGGAAGTGGTTTATCGGGGCAACATATCATTCGATACATCATCGCCAGTACACTGTACACTACGGATTGTACTTTACGTTCTGGGATAAGTTGCTTGGTACTTAA
- a CDS encoding DUF928 domain-containing protein produces the protein MAWKHTPQPLAFLSVGLFLKLLLVGSLAVSLRAETIPLSETASATFIPDRKGAPKDSAGGASRDGGVCPNDTSELGTSVAPFQLATNHGFTVAERPTFFVYIPPTVAQDAVFILKDETEEYFYQKTVSLPNQRGLVSFKLPIDAPTLEIGKTYQWSFLLICGQSLRPDSPKVEGQIQRIQPDPALLSKLQPWSPVDRAAFYGEESIQ, from the coding sequence ATGGCTTGGAAACATACACCTCAACCGCTTGCATTTTTGTCAGTAGGTCTTTTCCTAAAGCTGCTACTGGTTGGTAGTTTAGCTGTATCATTACGTGCTGAAACCATACCCCTGTCTGAAACAGCCAGTGCGACCTTTATTCCCGACAGGAAAGGAGCGCCCAAAGATTCAGCCGGGGGAGCCTCACGGGATGGTGGTGTATGCCCCAATGACACAAGTGAGCTGGGAACATCAGTCGCACCGTTCCAATTAGCCACAAATCATGGATTCACGGTAGCCGAACGTCCCACATTCTTTGTTTACATCCCACCAACAGTAGCTCAAGACGCTGTATTTATTCTCAAGGATGAAACAGAAGAGTATTTCTACCAAAAAACCGTATCACTTCCTAACCAGAGAGGTTTGGTCAGCTTTAAACTACCCATTGATGCACCAACTCTGGAAATTGGCAAGACTTATCAGTGGTCGTTTTTACTCATTTGCGGACAATCCCTCCGACCCGATAGTCCTAAAGTAGAAGGGCAAATTCAGCGCATTCAACCTGATCCCGCCTTACTCAGCAAACTTCAGCCATGGTCTCCTGTCGATAGAGCCGCTTTTTATGGAGAGGAAAGTATTCAATAA
- a CDS encoding CHAT domain-containing protein — MAVRRSRTQKIAIFSSRLKVFSRCIGLGLLTLFLIMWVFPTLAQHPPIPLTGSTQIQVLSREQYHREQDINSVQEDDNALTQLEQGKALYAAGRFWQAIRVWQQAMQGYQDRGDRIHHALSLSYLSLAYQELGQWQEAEQTITQSLNLVANLLKPTPNHQRLLAQLLNTQASLHYAQGQMEAALDTWKQAEQAYQDAGDQTGIFGSQINQAQVLQALGLYRRSQITLERVQTQLQTQADSLLKAAGLRSLGVALQVVGNLEESQQVLQQSLAITQRFDSASDQSATLFSLGNTARALQEFEEAIAYYQQAASTAISPLTQVEAQLNQLSLLIETQNWTDTQTLVPQIYAQLSNLPLNRAAVYAQVNFAESLIKMGSRGAGDQREMGELSQYLVRAGFVDTLPPSIANRKSLNPPLHPQNHTLEDHKGFPRAIAQLLARAIHQARQLNDTRAESYALGQLGHLYMETQQWLEARGLTEKALTLAQGIQATEIAYRWQWQLSQILQHQGNLTGAIAANREAVHTLQSLRSDLVAINPDVQFSFRETVEPIYRNLVELLLRNQPTPEQLQEARETIESLRLAELENFFREACWQVQRQAIDQIDPQASVIYPIILPNHLAVIVSLPGKPLRYFQTDVTETQIDSTIEQLLQALNPVWSTKERLRLSQQVYDWLIRPIEQELKENEIKTLVFVLDGALRNLPMAALYDGEQYLIENYNIALSVGLQLIEPRSLLPQQLKALTAGLTEARDGFPALPAVELEVENIAAQIPTKVFLNQQFTHQALQEQIEATPFPVVHLATHGQFSSKAENTFLLTWNGRIKVKDLDQLLQTRQRQNTNPIELLVLSACQTATGDKRAALGLAGLAVRSGARSTLATLWSVNDESTAQLMVEFYRQLTQSQVSKAQALRQAQLTLLRQPNYQHPFYWAPFVLVGNWL; from the coding sequence ATGGCTGTAAGGCGATCGCGAACTCAAAAAATAGCGATATTCTCCTCACGCCTCAAGGTTTTCAGTCGCTGTATCGGGTTAGGATTACTCACATTGTTCCTGATAATGTGGGTGTTTCCCACCCTAGCGCAGCATCCGCCGATACCGCTTACGGGATCAACTCAGATTCAAGTCTTGAGTCGGGAACAGTATCACAGGGAACAGGATATAAACTCAGTTCAGGAGGATGACAATGCTTTAACTCAACTCGAACAAGGTAAAGCCCTCTATGCAGCGGGGCGCTTTTGGCAAGCGATTAGGGTTTGGCAACAGGCGATGCAAGGGTATCAAGATCGAGGCGATCGCATCCACCATGCCCTGAGTTTAAGTTATCTCTCCTTAGCCTATCAAGAGTTGGGACAATGGCAGGAGGCGGAACAAACGATTACCCAAAGCTTAAATCTAGTCGCTAATCTGCTCAAACCCACCCCCAATCATCAACGCCTTCTCGCCCAACTACTGAATACTCAAGCCAGTCTCCACTATGCCCAAGGACAAATGGAAGCGGCTTTAGATACCTGGAAACAGGCAGAACAGGCGTATCAAGACGCGGGGGATCAAACGGGTATATTCGGGAGCCAAATTAATCAAGCCCAAGTTCTACAAGCGTTGGGACTCTATCGGCGATCGCAGATTACCTTAGAGCGAGTGCAAACCCAACTCCAAACTCAAGCCGATTCGTTACTCAAAGCCGCCGGATTACGGAGTTTGGGCGTCGCGCTGCAAGTGGTGGGTAATCTGGAGGAATCACAACAGGTTTTGCAGCAAAGTTTGGCAATAACTCAGCGCTTCGATTCAGCATCAGACCAAAGTGCGACGCTATTTAGCCTGGGAAATACAGCTAGAGCGTTACAAGAATTTGAAGAGGCGATCGCCTATTATCAACAAGCCGCCTCAACAGCAATCAGCCCTCTCACCCAAGTTGAAGCCCAACTTAACCAACTCAGCCTGCTGATTGAAACCCAAAATTGGACAGACACCCAAACCTTAGTCCCCCAAATTTACGCTCAATTATCCAACTTACCCCTAAATCGGGCGGCGGTTTATGCTCAAGTGAATTTTGCTGAGAGTTTGATAAAAATGGGGAGCAGAGGTGCAGGGGATCAGAGGGAGATGGGGGAGTTATCTCAATACTTAGTCAGGGCGGGTTTTGTAGACACGTTACCACCATCAATAGCTAACAGAAAGTCTCTAAACCCGCCCCTACACCCTCAAAACCATACCCTCGAAGATCATAAAGGGTTTCCCCGCGCGATCGCCCAATTGTTAGCTAGAGCGATCCACCAAGCCAGACAGCTTAATGATACAAGAGCCGAGTCTTACGCCTTGGGTCAATTGGGACATCTTTATATGGAGACACAGCAGTGGTTAGAGGCGCGAGGGTTAACGGAGAAGGCGTTAACTTTGGCGCAAGGAATACAAGCCACTGAAATCGCCTATCGTTGGCAATGGCAACTGAGTCAGATACTCCAACATCAAGGTAATCTGACAGGCGCGATCGCGGCAAATCGAGAAGCGGTTCATACCCTGCAATCCTTACGCAGTGATTTGGTGGCGATTAATCCTGATGTACAATTTTCCTTTCGAGAAACCGTTGAACCGATTTATCGCAATTTGGTGGAATTGCTCTTAAGAAATCAGCCGACGCCAGAGCAGCTCCAAGAAGCTCGTGAAACCATTGAATCCCTGAGATTAGCAGAATTAGAGAACTTCTTTCGGGAAGCCTGTTGGCAAGTGCAACGCCAAGCTATTGACCAGATTGATCCCCAAGCTTCGGTCATTTACCCGATTATTTTGCCCAATCATTTGGCGGTTATTGTCTCCCTACCCGGAAAACCCCTGCGCTATTTTCAAACTGATGTAACTGAGACTCAAATCGACAGCACCATTGAGCAACTCCTACAAGCCTTAAATCCCGTGTGGTCTACTAAAGAACGGTTACGCCTGTCCCAACAAGTTTATGATTGGCTGATTCGACCGATTGAACAAGAGTTAAAAGAGAATGAGATTAAAACCCTGGTCTTTGTTCTGGATGGTGCGTTGCGGAATTTGCCCATGGCGGCGCTCTACGATGGAGAGCAGTATCTGATTGAAAACTACAATATCGCGCTATCCGTAGGATTACAACTGATCGAGCCGCGATCGCTCCTTCCTCAGCAACTGAAAGCCTTAACTGCTGGACTCACCGAGGCGCGGGACGGTTTTCCGGCTCTCCCCGCTGTGGAATTGGAAGTGGAAAACATCGCCGCCCAAATTCCGACTAAGGTCTTTTTAAATCAACAGTTTACCCATCAAGCGCTGCAAGAGCAAATTGAAGCGACTCCCTTTCCAGTGGTTCATCTAGCGACTCATGGACAGTTTAGTTCCAAAGCCGAGAACACATTTCTGCTCACTTGGAATGGGCGGATCAAGGTGAAAGATCTGGATCAACTCCTGCAAACCAGACAGCGACAGAATACCAACCCGATTGAACTGCTCGTTCTCAGTGCTTGCCAAACGGCGACAGGGGACAAGCGAGCGGCTTTGGGATTGGCTGGATTAGCCGTGCGATCGGGCGCTCGTAGTACTCTAGCAACCTTATGGTCAGTTAATGATGAATCGACGGCTCAGTTGATGGTTGAGTTTTATCGACAACTCACCCAATCTCAAGTGAGTAAAGCCCAAGCCCTGCGTCAGGCTCAACTCACTCTTCTACGTCAACCTAATTATCAGCATCCCTTTTACTGGGCGCCCTTTGTCTTAGTCGGAAATTGGCTTTGA